The following coding sequences lie in one Klebsiella huaxiensis genomic window:
- a CDS encoding fimbria/pilus outer membrane usher protein, protein MSAELKIKINVILSQILFFCCTSMACASSDVEFNTDVLDAADRGNIDLTRFATDNYVPPGEYLLDIKINGQAVGQQKVRYLPSKDQKHTQACINGEILSRLALKEEAQLKVAQPFADCYDLLSLPGATLSNYAGVLDITVPQAWMKYNDPNWVPPERWDQGIGGFLLDYSLTGQYTRQLDMHEDYSTLSGYGQTGVNLGGWRLRGEYQTSYYSSTHQFDFDMNQIYAYRPLPMLAAKLTAGEIYLDSQVFDTVRFTGLNLASDERQLPPNLQGYAPEIRGLAKTNAKVTVKQSGRIIYETTVPAGPFNIQDLRSSVRGTLDVQVEEQDGSISTFQVNTANIPYLTRPGYVRYNVAIGAPSRYSHKIQGPGFASGDFSWGISNAWSLYGGLQSAGAEYTAVSAGIGRDLSVLGALSLDATESYSQQSNKKRLKGTSFKLSYAKTFDEYNSSITFAGYRFSQEDFRSFSQYLNERYEGYDSLGREKEVYTITGNKTFWADEPGKATTVFLTYTHQNYWNRSSQDRYGISLGRSFNVGNIRGITTNISAYRSDYEGRKDDSIAISLSVPVGDSKWSGLDVQTNNGKTSPMLSYTDSSDYNNLWRLRAGASQSGYANVDGYYQRRSQYAEINSNASYQQDRYISLSSTLRGGFTATRHGAAIHNSGATLNTARVMVNTNGIGDVPLNDGKSRTNNFGIAVIPDIVSYNSFDTRVDVDAMSESIEPAKAISTATLTEGAIGYQTFGMAKGEKMMGIIRLADGTYPPFGAEVINGDGVSVSMIMEGGQGWLAGVNPQEALSVMWSGKKQCQITIPPSIERRSTAALLPCK, encoded by the coding sequence ATGTCAGCAGAACTAAAAATAAAAATAAATGTAATCCTCTCTCAGATACTTTTCTTCTGCTGCACTTCTATGGCTTGTGCTTCCTCGGATGTAGAATTCAATACCGACGTACTGGATGCTGCCGACCGTGGCAATATTGATTTAACCCGTTTTGCTACCGATAACTATGTTCCGCCCGGCGAATATCTCTTAGACATTAAAATTAATGGCCAGGCAGTCGGGCAGCAAAAAGTTCGCTATCTGCCCTCTAAAGACCAGAAGCATACCCAGGCCTGTATTAACGGCGAAATCCTTTCAAGATTAGCGTTGAAAGAGGAAGCACAACTGAAGGTTGCGCAGCCTTTTGCGGATTGCTATGACCTGCTCAGCCTTCCCGGCGCTACGCTCAGTAACTACGCTGGCGTGCTGGATATCACCGTTCCACAGGCGTGGATGAAATACAACGACCCGAACTGGGTGCCGCCAGAGCGCTGGGACCAGGGAATTGGTGGGTTCCTGCTAGACTACAGCCTGACCGGGCAATACACCCGGCAGCTTGATATGCATGAAGATTACAGTACCCTGAGCGGATATGGTCAGACCGGGGTCAACCTCGGAGGCTGGCGTTTACGCGGTGAGTATCAAACCAGTTACTATAGCTCAACGCACCAGTTCGATTTCGACATGAATCAGATCTACGCGTATCGTCCGTTGCCGATGCTGGCGGCAAAATTGACGGCAGGGGAGATCTACCTTGATTCTCAGGTCTTCGACACCGTGCGCTTTACCGGACTTAATCTCGCCAGCGACGAGCGTCAGTTGCCGCCAAATCTGCAAGGGTACGCGCCGGAAATTCGTGGCCTGGCCAAGACTAATGCCAAAGTGACGGTGAAGCAGAGCGGGCGCATTATTTATGAGACCACGGTCCCTGCCGGGCCGTTTAATATCCAGGACCTGCGTAGTTCGGTGCGCGGTACGCTGGATGTACAGGTGGAAGAGCAGGATGGCTCCATTTCCACTTTCCAGGTCAACACCGCCAATATTCCTTATCTCACGCGTCCGGGCTATGTGCGTTATAACGTGGCGATCGGTGCGCCATCCCGTTACAGCCATAAAATTCAGGGACCGGGATTCGCTTCCGGCGACTTCTCCTGGGGGATAAGCAACGCCTGGTCGCTATATGGTGGGCTGCAAAGCGCGGGGGCTGAATATACTGCGGTTTCCGCTGGTATTGGTCGTGATTTAAGCGTTCTTGGCGCGCTCTCGCTGGATGCCACAGAATCTTATAGCCAGCAGTCGAATAAGAAACGACTTAAAGGCACCTCATTTAAGCTGAGCTATGCGAAAACCTTCGACGAATATAACAGTTCAATTACCTTCGCCGGATATCGCTTTTCTCAGGAAGATTTCCGCTCTTTCTCGCAATATCTCAACGAGCGTTATGAGGGATATGACAGCCTTGGGCGCGAAAAAGAAGTTTATACCATTACCGGGAATAAAACGTTCTGGGCCGATGAGCCGGGCAAGGCAACCACTGTATTCCTGACCTATACCCACCAGAATTACTGGAATCGCAGTAGTCAGGATCGCTACGGCATCTCTTTAGGGCGTTCGTTTAACGTCGGTAATATTCGCGGGATCACCACCAATATTTCAGCATATCGTTCTGATTATGAAGGGCGTAAAGACGACTCGATCGCTATTTCGCTTTCTGTTCCGGTTGGCGATAGCAAATGGAGTGGTCTGGACGTGCAGACCAATAACGGCAAAACCAGCCCGATGCTCTCGTATACCGATAGCAGCGACTACAACAACCTGTGGCGACTGCGTGCAGGGGCGAGCCAGAGCGGTTATGCCAACGTCGACGGCTATTATCAGCGCCGCTCGCAGTATGCCGAAATCAACAGCAACGCCAGCTATCAGCAGGATCGCTATATCTCTCTGAGCAGCACTCTGCGCGGCGGCTTTACCGCCACCCGACACGGCGCGGCGATCCATAACAGCGGCGCGACGCTCAACACCGCTCGCGTGATGGTGAATACCAACGGCATCGGCGACGTCCCGCTAAATGACGGGAAATCAAGAACTAACAATTTCGGTATCGCCGTGATTCCGGACATCGTGAGCTACAACAGCTTTGATACCCGGGTTGATGTCGATGCGATGTCGGAATCGATTGAACCGGCAAAAGCCATCAGCACCGCCACGCTGACCGAAGGCGCTATTGGCTATCAGACCTTTGGCATGGCGAAGGGCGAGAAGATGATGGGCATCATTCGCCTGGCTGACGGTACCTATCCTCCGTTTGGCGCCGAGGTTATTAACGGCGATGGCGTTAGCGTGTCGATGATTATGGAAGGCGGACAGGGATGGCTGGCGGGCGTGAACCCACAAGAGGCGCTAAGCGTGATGTGGAGCGGGAAAAAGCAGTGTCAGATAACCATTCCGCCATCTATAGAGCGTCGTTCGACAGCCGCGCTATTGCCGTGTAAATGA
- a CDS encoding fimbrial biogenesis chaperone has translation MSMTSNKLCWMGALMLTAVSSTAQAGVSLDRTRLIITGKDSSASANLTNTSPDIPFLAQSWVEDSKGNKITSPLVVLPPLQRINGGQKGVARVTKTDGINQLPQDRESLFYLSVREIPPKPDKANVLQLAMQSRIKLFFRPTAIIPKSKSEIWQDQVVFQKSGNKMSAQNPTPYYITIISLSRTKGEKITKFPGIMIAPKSSLEFSVTDGGISDFSMMYVNDYGGHPELKYRCAGNTCKALPPSQQG, from the coding sequence ATGAGCATGACAAGTAACAAACTCTGCTGGATGGGCGCCCTGATGCTGACAGCGGTAAGCAGTACCGCTCAGGCGGGCGTTTCACTGGATCGCACTCGCTTGATTATCACCGGTAAAGATAGCTCGGCAAGCGCGAATTTGACCAACACCAGCCCGGATATTCCATTTCTGGCGCAGTCCTGGGTCGAGGACAGCAAAGGCAATAAAATCACCTCTCCGCTGGTGGTGCTGCCGCCTTTGCAGCGAATTAACGGCGGGCAAAAAGGCGTCGCGCGCGTGACCAAGACTGATGGCATTAATCAGCTGCCGCAGGATCGTGAAAGCCTGTTTTATTTAAGCGTGCGTGAAATTCCGCCTAAGCCAGATAAAGCGAATGTCCTGCAATTAGCGATGCAGTCGCGGATTAAATTATTTTTCCGCCCAACCGCCATTATCCCAAAAAGCAAAAGCGAGATTTGGCAGGATCAGGTCGTCTTTCAAAAAAGCGGCAATAAAATGAGCGCGCAAAACCCGACGCCTTATTACATCACCATTATTAGCCTGTCGCGGACGAAGGGTGAAAAAATAACGAAATTTCCTGGAATAATGATTGCACCGAAATCCAGTCTGGAATTCAGCGTAACAGATGGCGGAATCAGTGATTTTTCCATGATGTACGTGAATGACTATGGCGGCCATCCGGAACTGAAATATCGCTGTGCGGGAAATACCTGTAAAGCTCTGCCGCCGTCGCAGCAAGGGTAA
- a CDS encoding fimbrial protein, with product MKLNKVAMAVALTAALGSMSALADTTNGQIELQGELVNTACGLAPSSSPVTVDFGQVPVSLLQGGGQATETKNIELQYCDTTIASSAVVSYTPTSVNPNDPTLAAFTSGSASGAGIGLKDSASQTVTWGAQTTPVTLVDGTNTIPFVAFLKAESGTPTVTAGAFQSTINFTIDYQ from the coding sequence ATGAAACTGAATAAAGTTGCTATGGCTGTGGCATTAACTGCTGCTCTCGGTTCTATGTCTGCTCTGGCTGATACAACTAACGGTCAGATTGAACTTCAGGGTGAGCTGGTCAATACCGCTTGCGGCTTAGCCCCGTCGTCCAGCCCGGTAACCGTTGATTTTGGTCAGGTTCCTGTTTCCCTGCTGCAAGGCGGTGGTCAGGCAACTGAAACCAAAAACATCGAACTGCAGTACTGCGATACCACCATTGCCAGCAGTGCCGTTGTTTCCTACACCCCGACTTCGGTTAACCCGAACGATCCTACTCTGGCAGCATTCACTTCTGGTTCCGCATCTGGTGCGGGTATCGGCCTGAAAGACAGCGCTAGCCAGACTGTTACCTGGGGCGCGCAGACTACTCCGGTAACTCTGGTTGACGGAACTAACACTATTCCTTTTGTTGCGTTCCTGAAAGCAGAAAGCGGTACTCCGACCGTAACCGCTGGTGCATTCCAGTCAACGATCAACTTCACTATCGATTATCAATAA
- a CDS encoding MarR family winged helix-turn-helix transcriptional regulator, protein MELRNEAFHLLRQLFQQHTARWQHELPDLTKPQYAVMRSIAEHPGIEQVTLTEAAVSTKATLAEMLSRMESRGLVRREHDPSDKRRRFVYLTDEGQALLANSMPLGNAVDEEFLGRLSGEERQQFSHIIRKLIAQEQKD, encoded by the coding sequence ATGGAGTTAAGAAATGAGGCGTTCCATCTATTGCGCCAGCTTTTTCAACAGCACACCGCCCGCTGGCAGCACGAACTACCGGATCTCACCAAACCACAGTATGCGGTGATGCGCTCGATTGCGGAGCATCCGGGCATTGAACAGGTGACGCTAACGGAGGCGGCGGTCAGCACCAAAGCGACGCTGGCGGAAATGCTGAGCCGCATGGAGAGCCGGGGACTGGTGCGTCGTGAGCACGATCCATCCGACAAACGCCGCCGTTTTGTCTATTTAACCGACGAAGGCCAGGCGTTGTTGGCAAACTCCATGCCACTGGGAAACGCTGTTGATGAAGAGTTTTTGGGTCGCCTGAGCGGCGAAGAGCGCCAGCAGTTTTCACATATAATCCGTAAGCTGATCGCGCAAGAACAGAAAGATTAG
- the mutS gene encoding DNA mismatch repair protein MutS: MSTLENLDAHTPMMQQYLKLKAQHPEILLFYRMGDFYELFYDDAKRASQLLDISLTKRGASAGEPIPMAGIPHHAVENYLAKLVNQGESVAICEQIGDPATTKGPVERKVVRIVTPGTISDEALLQERQDNLLAAIWQDSKGFGYATLDISSGRFRLSEPADRETMAAELQRTNPAELLYAEDFAESSLIEGRRGLRRRPLWEFEIDTARQQLNMQFGTRDLIGFGVENAPRGLCAAGCLLQYVKDTQRTSLPHIRSITMERQQDSIIMDAATRRNLEITQNLAGGIDNTLAAVLDCTVTPMGSRMLKRWLHMPARDTDVLVERQQTIGALQERYTELQPILRQVGDLERILARLALRTARPRDLARMRHAFQQLPELRAMLADVDCAPVQQLREKMGEFTELRELLERAIIDAPPVLVRDGGVIAPGYHEELDEWRALADGATDYLDKLEIRERERLGLDTLKVGYNAIHGYYIQISRGQSQHAPIHYVRRQTLKNAERYIIPELKEYEDKVLTSKGKALALEKQLYDQLFDMLLPHLGDLQQSANALAELDVLVNLAERAETLNYCRPTFSDKPGIRISEGRHPVVEQVLKEPFIANPLNLTPQRRMLIITGPNMGGKSTYMRQTALIALLAYIGSYVPAQKVEIGPIDRIFTRVGAADDLASGRSTFMVEMTETANILHNATEHSLVLMDEIGRGTSTYDGLSLAWACAENLANKIKALTLFATHYFELTQLPEKMEGVANVHLDALEHGDTIAFMHSVQDGAASKSYGLAVAALAGVPKEVIKRARQKLRELESIAPSAAATQVDGTQMSLLSAPEEASPAVEALENLDPDSLTPRQALEWIYRLKSLV, encoded by the coding sequence ATGAGTACACTAGAGAACCTTGACGCCCACACGCCAATGATGCAGCAGTATCTCAAGCTGAAAGCCCAGCACCCGGAGATCCTGCTGTTTTACCGGATGGGGGACTTTTACGAGCTGTTCTATGATGATGCTAAACGCGCGTCACAACTGCTTGATATCTCGCTGACCAAACGCGGAGCGTCGGCGGGCGAGCCGATCCCGATGGCCGGGATCCCGCACCACGCGGTGGAAAACTATCTCGCCAAGCTGGTTAATCAGGGTGAATCGGTCGCCATTTGCGAACAGATTGGCGACCCGGCCACCACCAAAGGGCCGGTCGAGCGTAAAGTGGTGCGCATTGTTACGCCCGGCACCATCAGCGATGAAGCGCTATTGCAGGAGCGTCAGGATAATCTGCTGGCCGCCATCTGGCAGGACAGCAAAGGCTTTGGCTATGCCACTCTGGATATCAGCTCCGGGCGTTTTCGCCTGAGCGAACCGGCTGACCGGGAAACCATGGCGGCAGAACTTCAGCGCACCAATCCCGCCGAACTGCTGTACGCTGAAGACTTCGCCGAATCCTCACTGATCGAAGGCCGCCGCGGACTACGCCGCCGCCCGCTGTGGGAGTTTGAAATCGACACTGCGCGCCAGCAGCTCAATATGCAATTCGGCACCCGCGATCTCATCGGGTTTGGTGTGGAAAATGCGCCACGCGGACTGTGTGCTGCTGGCTGTTTGCTGCAATATGTCAAAGATACCCAACGTACCTCTCTGCCGCATATCCGCTCCATCACCATGGAGCGCCAGCAGGACAGCATCATTATGGATGCCGCCACTCGCCGTAATCTGGAGATCACCCAGAACCTGGCTGGCGGCATTGATAACACGCTAGCCGCGGTGCTCGACTGCACCGTCACCCCAATGGGCAGCCGTATGCTTAAGCGCTGGCTGCATATGCCAGCGCGTGATACCGATGTGCTGGTAGAACGCCAACAGACCATCGGCGCGCTTCAGGAACGTTACACTGAACTGCAGCCGATACTGCGCCAGGTTGGCGATCTCGAACGTATTCTGGCGCGTCTGGCCCTGCGCACTGCCCGTCCGCGCGACTTAGCACGTATGCGCCACGCGTTCCAACAACTGCCGGAACTGCGCGCTATGCTGGCCGATGTTGACTGCGCACCGGTGCAACAGCTACGTGAGAAGATGGGCGAGTTTACCGAACTGCGCGAATTGCTGGAGCGGGCGATTATCGATGCGCCGCCGGTGCTGGTTCGCGACGGCGGCGTTATCGCTCCCGGCTATCATGAAGAACTCGACGAGTGGCGGGCGCTGGCTGATGGCGCAACGGACTACCTCGATAAGCTGGAGATCCGTGAACGCGAGCGTCTGGGGCTAGATACGCTGAAAGTGGGCTACAACGCCATTCACGGCTATTACATCCAGATAAGCCGCGGTCAGAGCCAGCATGCACCAATTCACTACGTCCGTCGTCAAACCCTCAAGAACGCCGAGCGCTACATTATTCCTGAGCTGAAGGAGTATGAAGACAAGGTACTGACATCGAAAGGGAAAGCCCTGGCGCTGGAAAAACAGCTGTACGATCAATTATTCGATATGCTGCTGCCGCATCTTGGTGACCTGCAACAGAGCGCCAACGCGCTGGCGGAGCTTGATGTGCTGGTTAACCTTGCCGAGCGCGCGGAAACGCTCAACTATTGTCGCCCAACCTTTAGCGATAAACCGGGTATTCGTATCAGCGAAGGCCGCCACCCGGTGGTTGAACAAGTGCTGAAAGAGCCGTTTATCGCTAACCCGCTAAACCTGACGCCACAGCGCCGAATGTTAATTATCACCGGTCCGAACATGGGCGGTAAAAGTACCTATATGCGCCAGACTGCGCTGATTGCGCTGCTGGCCTATATTGGCAGCTACGTCCCGGCGCAAAAAGTCGAGATTGGCCCTATCGACCGTATCTTCACCCGCGTTGGCGCGGCAGATGACCTTGCCAGCGGTCGCTCGACCTTTATGGTGGAAATGACCGAAACCGCCAATATTTTGCATAACGCCACCGAGCACAGCCTGGTGCTGATGGATGAAATTGGCCGCGGTACTTCAACCTATGATGGCTTGTCGCTGGCGTGGGCCTGTGCGGAAAATCTGGCGAATAAAATTAAAGCGTTGACCCTGTTCGCTACCCACTACTTCGAGCTGACCCAACTGCCGGAGAAAATGGAAGGCGTCGCCAACGTCCACCTTGATGCACTGGAGCATGGCGATACCATCGCCTTTATGCACAGCGTGCAGGATGGCGCGGCCAGCAAGAGCTACGGTCTGGCCGTCGCAGCGCTGGCCGGAGTGCCGAAAGAGGTGATTAAGCGCGCGCGGCAGAAACTGCGCGAGCTGGAAAGCATAGCGCCGAGCGCTGCCGCCACTCAGGTGGACGGCACGCAGATGTCGCTGCTCTCCGCTCCGGAAGAAGCTTCGCCTGCGGTTGAGGCGCTGGAAAATCTCGACCCGGATTCATTAACGCCGCGTCAGGCGCTGGAATGGATTTATCGCCTGAAGAGTTTGGTGTGA
- a CDS encoding non-oxidative hydroxyarylic acid decarboxylases subunit B, whose amino-acid sequence MKLIVGMTGATGAPLGVALLKALREMPEVETHLVMSKWAKTTIELETPYSAREVAELADFSHSPADQAAIISSGSFRTDGMIVIPCSMKTLAGIRAGYAEGLVGRAADVVLKEGRKLVLVAREMPLSTIHLENMLALSRMGVAMVPPMPAYYNHPETIEDVTDHVVARVLDQFGLDYHKARRWNGLRTEESFSQENE is encoded by the coding sequence ATGAAGTTAATTGTTGGGATGACCGGGGCGACGGGCGCTCCGCTGGGCGTGGCGCTGCTTAAGGCGCTTCGTGAGATGCCGGAAGTGGAAACCCATTTGGTGATGTCTAAATGGGCTAAAACCACGATAGAACTGGAGACGCCATACAGTGCACGCGAAGTGGCTGAACTGGCTGACTTCTCGCATAGCCCTGCCGACCAGGCCGCCATCATCTCATCTGGTTCATTTCGTACCGACGGCATGATTGTCATCCCTTGCAGTATGAAGACGCTAGCCGGTATTCGTGCCGGATATGCCGAAGGGTTAGTTGGTCGGGCGGCTGACGTGGTGCTGAAAGAGGGCCGAAAGCTGGTACTGGTCGCGCGCGAAATGCCGCTGAGCACCATCCATCTGGAAAACATGCTGGCTCTGTCCCGCATGGGAGTGGCGATGGTGCCGCCGATGCCCGCTTATTACAACCACCCTGAAACCATTGAAGACGTCACTGACCACGTTGTCGCGCGGGTGCTGGATCAGTTTGGTCTGGATTATCACAAAGCCCGCCGCTGGAATGGTTTACGGACGGAAGAGAGTTTTTCACAGGAGAATGAATAA
- a CDS encoding fimbrial protein, with the protein MVKDTEKKRLIGLFVSVLLFSGHALSTNFTPGKLELSGELVAAACDIDPDSRELWIDFGNISARDINMDQEGKLTRPFLVRLIGCESFGSDNQSSPGAFATITFTGNASSQDSTVLIPDGEGKGFGIQIRDRHGEVLTFGEPSSGYLLSDENNTLKFTASLVPVQQHIKAGDFYAVTRFFMDYN; encoded by the coding sequence ATGGTAAAGGATACAGAGAAAAAGAGACTGATAGGGTTATTCGTATCTGTATTACTCTTTTCCGGACATGCTTTGAGTACTAATTTCACTCCTGGAAAGCTGGAACTTTCTGGCGAGTTGGTTGCCGCCGCATGTGATATTGATCCTGACTCGCGAGAGCTATGGATTGATTTTGGCAATATATCCGCTCGCGATATTAATATGGATCAAGAGGGCAAGCTTACCCGGCCTTTTCTGGTGCGCTTAATCGGTTGCGAGTCTTTCGGCAGTGATAATCAGTCAAGTCCAGGCGCTTTTGCCACAATTACCTTTACAGGAAACGCCTCTTCGCAAGATTCTACGGTATTAATACCTGATGGCGAAGGGAAAGGGTTTGGTATACAGATTCGCGATCGCCATGGAGAGGTTTTAACCTTTGGGGAACCCTCTTCGGGATATCTTTTGAGTGATGAGAATAATACGCTGAAATTCACCGCTTCACTGGTTCCGGTTCAGCAACATATAAAGGCAGGGGATTTCTACGCCGTCACTCGTTTCTTTATGGATTATAACTAG
- a CDS encoding non-oxidative hydroxyarylic acid decarboxylases subunit C translates to MAFDDLRSFLQALDDQGQLLKISEEVNAEPDLAAAANATGRIGDGAPALWFDNIRGFIDARVTMNTIGSWQNHAISMGLPPNTPVRKQIDEFIRRWDKFPVAPERRANPAWAENTVDGEDINLFDILPLFRLNDGDGGFYLDKACVVSRDPLDPDNFGKQNVGIYRMEVKGKRKLGLQPIPMHDIALHLHKAEERGEDLPIAITLGNDPVITLMGATPLKYDQSEYEMAGALRESPYPIATAPLTGFDVPWGSEVILEGVIESRKREIEGPFGEFTGHYSGGRNMTVVRIDKVSYRTKPIFESLYLGMPWTEIDYLMGPATCVPLYQQLKAEFPEVQAVNAMYTHGLLAIISTKKRYGGFARAVGLRAMTTPHGLGYVKMVIMVDEDVDPFNLPQVMWALSSKVNPAGDLVQLPNMSVLELDPGSSPAGITDKLVIDATTPVAPDLRGHYSQPVQDLPETKAWVEKLTSMLANR, encoded by the coding sequence ATGGCTTTTGATGATTTGCGCAGCTTCTTGCAGGCGCTGGACGACCAGGGGCAACTGCTGAAAATTAGCGAAGAAGTTAACGCGGAGCCGGATCTGGCTGCCGCCGCTAACGCCACCGGACGTATTGGCGATGGCGCACCGGCGCTGTGGTTCGACAATATTCGCGGTTTTATCGATGCCCGTGTGACGATGAACACCATCGGTTCTTGGCAGAACCACGCTATTTCGATGGGTTTGCCGCCGAACACGCCGGTGAGAAAACAGATTGATGAGTTTATTCGTCGCTGGGATAAATTCCCGGTAGCGCCGGAGCGTCGGGCAAACCCAGCGTGGGCAGAAAATACCGTCGACGGTGAAGACATTAATCTGTTTGATATTCTGCCGCTGTTTCGTCTGAACGATGGCGATGGCGGCTTTTATCTCGACAAAGCCTGCGTGGTTTCTCGCGATCCGCTGGACCCAGACAATTTTGGCAAGCAGAACGTTGGTATCTATCGCATGGAAGTGAAGGGCAAGCGTAAGCTGGGCCTGCAACCTATCCCAATGCATGACATCGCGCTGCATCTGCACAAAGCCGAAGAGCGCGGCGAAGACCTGCCGATCGCTATCACTCTCGGTAACGACCCGGTTATCACCCTGATGGGCGCCACGCCGCTGAAGTACGATCAGTCGGAATATGAGATGGCGGGCGCGCTGCGCGAAAGTCCGTACCCGATTGCCACCGCACCGCTGACCGGATTTGACGTGCCGTGGGGCTCGGAAGTGATTCTTGAGGGCGTTATTGAGAGCCGCAAACGCGAGATCGAAGGGCCGTTTGGTGAATTCACCGGTCACTACTCCGGTGGGCGCAATATGACGGTAGTGCGGATCGATAAAGTCTCTTATCGCACCAAACCGATTTTTGAATCTCTCTACCTCGGCATGCCGTGGACCGAAATCGACTACCTGATGGGCCCGGCGACCTGCGTGCCGCTGTACCAGCAGTTGAAAGCGGAATTCCCGGAAGTGCAGGCCGTCAACGCCATGTACACTCACGGCCTGCTGGCGATTATCTCCACTAAAAAACGCTACGGCGGTTTTGCCCGCGCGGTTGGCCTGCGGGCGATGACCACGCCACACGGTCTGGGCTATGTGAAGATGGTGATTATGGTTGATGAGGACGTTGATCCGTTCAACCTGCCACAGGTGATGTGGGCGCTGTCTTCGAAAGTGAACCCGGCGGGGGATTTGGTCCAGTTGCCGAATATGTCCGTGCTGGAACTTGACCCTGGCTCAAGCCCGGCGGGGATCACTGACAAACTGGTTATCGACGCGACTACGCCGGTTGCGCCGGATCTTCGTGGTCATTACAGCCAGCCGGTACAGGATCTTCCTGAAACCAAAGCGTGGGTTGAAAAACTGACCTCCATGCTGGCCAACCGTTAA
- a CDS encoding Hok/Gef family protein, producing the protein MLTKYALVAIIVLCITALGFTLMVRDSLCELSIKERSMEFKAVLAYESKK; encoded by the coding sequence ATGCTGACAAAATATGCCCTTGTGGCAATTATTGTGCTGTGTATCACAGCGCTGGGATTTACGCTGATGGTGCGCGATTCGTTATGCGAACTGAGCATCAAAGAGCGTAGTATGGAGTTTAAAGCTGTTCTCGCTTACGAATCGAAGAAGTAG
- a CDS encoding fimbrial protein, translating into MKTRLSLFALFVFGLSMPALADADIPLQPQHYNQDHQGEDGGNVIFQGSVYASPCVLAPQSRLQIIELGEISARRFHQAGDRSQPVLVRVELRDCLKGASQARDSIASRTTGNSKHLYTTGEQAVQMTFIGESDENNRQLLRLTGSTSGAGIRLLDIKERALDINQTQPPFIVKTGDSSLTFIAVLESTGRNVTAGNFSGLLRLKMEYL; encoded by the coding sequence ATGAAAACGCGTTTATCGCTATTCGCACTGTTTGTATTCGGTCTCAGCATGCCAGCGCTGGCCGACGCTGATATTCCGCTACAGCCGCAGCACTATAACCAGGATCATCAGGGGGAAGATGGCGGTAACGTGATATTTCAGGGCTCCGTTTACGCCTCGCCGTGCGTCCTTGCCCCGCAGAGCCGTCTGCAAATCATCGAACTGGGCGAAATTAGCGCCCGCCGTTTTCATCAGGCGGGCGATCGTAGCCAGCCGGTACTGGTACGCGTTGAACTGCGAGATTGCCTGAAAGGGGCGTCACAGGCGCGAGACAGCATCGCATCAAGGACTACGGGAAATAGCAAGCACCTCTATACCACTGGCGAGCAGGCGGTACAGATGACGTTTATCGGCGAGTCGGACGAGAATAATCGTCAACTGTTACGCCTGACTGGCAGCACCTCCGGAGCCGGTATTCGCCTGCTGGATATCAAAGAGCGCGCGCTGGATATCAATCAAACCCAGCCGCCGTTTATTGTGAAAACCGGCGACAGCAGCCTGACGTTTATTGCGGTACTGGAGTCTACCGGGCGAAACGTGACCGCCGGTAATTTTAGCGGACTGCTGCGTTTAAAAATGGAGTATCTGTAA
- a CDS encoding non-oxidative hydroxyarylic acid decarboxylases subunit D, translated as MICPRCVDEHIEVLAKSPVKDVWTVFQCQHCFYTWRDTEPLRRTSREHYPEAFRMTQKDIDESPMVPSIPPLLAEDKR; from the coding sequence ATGATTTGTCCACGTTGCGTCGATGAACACATTGAAGTGCTGGCGAAGTCGCCGGTAAAAGATGTCTGGACGGTATTTCAGTGCCAACACTGTTTCTACACCTGGCGCGATACCGAGCCGCTACGCCGCACCAGCCGCGAGCACTATCCGGAAGCGTTTCGCATGACGCAGAAGGATATTGATGAATCGCCAATGGTGCCGAGTATTCCGCCGCTGCTGGCGGAAGATAAGCGCTAA